In the Streptomyces sp. f51 genome, one interval contains:
- a CDS encoding alpha/beta hydrolase — protein MRARRLSWAAATAAGLLGLLSFSLAPSASAHQSSQSHPKPTVVLVHGAFADASGWNGVVKRLLNDGYKVVAPANPLRGLPQDATYIAGVLNNIKGPVVLVGHSYGGAVITQAAAGDPDVKALVYVAAFMPDRGETLGQLAARSYDSQLQPALRPAPFANADGSTGTELTIDPAQFHKVFAADLPTSQTRIMAVEQRPISASAFEDAPTAAAWHTIPSWALVAKQDKAIGADLERFEARRAGSHTVQVDGSHVVMISRPDVVTHLVETAARTTAQ, from the coding sequence CGCACGACGTTTGAGCTGGGCCGCCGCCACCGCAGCCGGTCTACTCGGCCTGCTGTCGTTCTCCCTCGCCCCCTCAGCCTCCGCACACCAGAGCAGCCAGTCGCACCCGAAGCCGACGGTCGTCCTGGTCCACGGCGCCTTCGCCGACGCATCCGGCTGGAACGGTGTGGTGAAGCGCCTCCTGAACGACGGCTACAAGGTCGTCGCCCCGGCCAATCCGCTGCGCGGTCTGCCGCAGGACGCGACCTACATCGCCGGCGTCCTGAACAACATCAAGGGCCCCGTGGTGCTGGTCGGACACTCGTACGGGGGCGCGGTCATCACTCAGGCCGCCGCCGGTGATCCCGACGTCAAGGCTCTCGTCTACGTCGCCGCTTTCATGCCCGACCGGGGCGAGACCCTCGGTCAACTCGCCGCCAGGTCTTACGACTCGCAACTCCAGCCCGCCCTGCGCCCGGCACCATTCGCCAACGCCGACGGCTCCACCGGCACCGAACTCACCATCGATCCGGCCCAGTTCCACAAGGTGTTCGCCGCCGATCTGCCCACGTCCCAGACCCGGATCATGGCCGTCGAGCAGCGTCCCATCAGCGCCTCCGCGTTCGAGGACGCCCCCACCGCGGCGGCGTGGCACACCATCCCGTCCTGGGCCCTGGTCGCCAAGCAGGACAAAGCCATCGGCGCCGACCTGGAACGCTTCGAAGCCCGCCGCGCCGGCTCCCACACGGTCCAGGTCGACGGCTCCCACGTCGTCATGATCTCTCGCCCCGACGTCGTGACCCACCTCGTCGAAACGGCCGCGAGGACCACAGCCCAGTAG
- a CDS encoding 2'-5' RNA ligase family protein, which translates to MRTVEALLDEAADLVVREAWQRLAEAGLPSQARHPSPTNSPHLTLAACGELTAPIRWELAELAAALPLPVRVTGVVRFERPTSVLGWALDLDPTLASLHRRVWEAVASDSPPGTLNPLHEPGRWSPHITLGRTRRAGAFADRRIPELLPALPVSVRLTALRSYDTETGALELLEPRSRGRR; encoded by the coding sequence GTGCGTACGGTCGAGGCTTTGCTGGACGAGGCGGCGGACCTGGTTGTCCGGGAGGCATGGCAGCGGCTGGCGGAGGCGGGGCTGCCCTCGCAGGCTCGCCACCCATCGCCGACCAACAGTCCCCACCTGACCCTCGCCGCCTGCGGGGAGTTGACCGCTCCGATTCGCTGGGAGCTCGCTGAACTGGCCGCCGCTCTGCCGCTACCGGTGCGGGTTACCGGAGTGGTCCGGTTCGAACGGCCCACCTCGGTGCTGGGCTGGGCGCTGGACCTCGACCCCACGCTGGCGAGTCTGCACCGCAGGGTGTGGGAGGCGGTCGCCTCGGACAGCCCGCCCGGCACCCTCAACCCCCTGCACGAACCCGGACGCTGGAGCCCGCACATCACCCTCGGCCGGACCCGGCGGGCCGGTGCCTTCGCCGACCGGCGCATCCCCGAGCTGCTGCCGGCGCTCCCGGTGTCGGTCCGGCTCACCGCCTTGCGCAGCTACGACACCGAAACCGGCGCCCTGGAACTGCTGGAACCCCGCTCCCGGGGGCGGCGATGA